Proteins encoded by one window of Cyclobacteriaceae bacterium:
- a CDS encoding RDD family protein: protein MQTVSVRTTQNVVIDYPVASLGDRILAYFIDVLIMIAYIILLFLVIGFGEIGSPAIIISLISIPLFLYHLLFEIFMNGQSPGKRQMNIKVVRLDGTPPTIGNYIIRWLLRIIEIDLMSGAIALLTIAISGKGQRVGDIAAGTTVVKLVEQQAVTAKEVFTLTEENYVPVFQQVIQLNDNDIELIQQALEVNRTTGNMQPVMAVTEKVKSNLGIQTDLPPVKFLYTLVKDYGHITAGK, encoded by the coding sequence ATGCAAACCGTTAGTGTACGAACCACCCAGAATGTTGTGATAGACTACCCGGTTGCCAGTTTGGGCGACCGGATTCTGGCCTATTTCATTGATGTGCTCATCATGATCGCTTATATCATTTTGCTCTTTCTGGTGATTGGTTTTGGCGAGATAGGCTCACCGGCTATCATTATTTCATTAATCTCGATTCCACTTTTTCTCTATCACCTGCTGTTTGAAATTTTTATGAATGGACAAAGTCCGGGTAAACGGCAAATGAATATTAAGGTGGTGCGACTGGATGGCACACCTCCCACCATCGGCAATTACATTATTCGTTGGTTGCTGCGGATCATTGAAATTGACCTGATGTCAGGCGCTATTGCGTTACTTACCATTGCCATTAGCGGAAAAGGTCAGCGTGTGGGTGACATTGCAGCGGGCACTACCGTGGTGAAGTTGGTAGAGCAACAAGCGGTTACCGCAAAGGAAGTGTTTACCCTCACGGAAGAAAATTATGTACCGGTTTTTCAACAGGTTATTCAATTAAACGATAACGACATCGAGTTGATTCAGCAGGCTCTTGAAGTGAACCGAACCACTGGAAATATGCAGCCCGTAATGGCTGTTACAGAAAAAGTAAAAAGTAACCTGGGTATTCAAACCGATTTACCTCCGGTTAAATTTTTATACACCCTTGTTAAAGATTACGGTCACATCACGGCAGGTAAATAA
- a CDS encoding cytochrome b5 domain-containing protein: MSETLPTYTSAQLALRNGQDKPQVWVAFHGMIYDVTHSRLWKTGKHYEHWAGQDLTDELKDAPHTDKVFDKFKVIGRLVNT, translated from the coding sequence ATGAGTGAAACATTGCCCACATATACATCAGCACAATTGGCGCTGCGTAACGGGCAGGACAAGCCACAGGTTTGGGTGGCCTTTCACGGAATGATTTATGACGTTACCCATTCACGGCTCTGGAAAACCGGAAAGCACTATGAACATTGGGCCGGGCAGGATTTGACCGATGAATTGAAAGACGCACCCCACACCGATAAGGTATTCGATAAATTCAAAGTGATTGGCCGTTTGGTAAACACGTGA
- a CDS encoding UbiA family prenyltransferase → MKFLIQSQVFIALIAVAYSVETELLLNQKPEVHPYLFLVFLSTFLIYNMSRYAAKPMKRSITWFMVALFAATFILVAVAFWARWQVIVMLIPLAGLSLLYTFPIVPFNKQFVTLRTIPYVKIFVITIVWSLVTVLLPVVRMEQAIDLHVLLIFVERMIFVFVLALMFDIRDMEQDQRSGLKTIPLRLGKEQSQRLCRWLLLIFLVIAIIHYWPAQPEVLPAMVLSALGAFILIRDSIFKDRSEYYFALVDSMMLVQAALVFISFYLSGNRI, encoded by the coding sequence GTGAAATTTCTGATTCAATCCCAGGTTTTTATTGCGCTGATTGCCGTTGCTTATTCAGTGGAAACGGAATTGTTGCTAAACCAAAAACCGGAAGTGCACCCGTATTTGTTTTTGGTTTTTCTGTCAACGTTTCTCATTTATAATATGAGCCGGTATGCTGCAAAGCCTATGAAGCGGTCAATCACCTGGTTTATGGTGGCTTTGTTCGCAGCTACTTTCATTTTGGTGGCGGTTGCTTTTTGGGCAAGATGGCAGGTGATTGTTATGCTTATTCCGTTAGCCGGTTTGTCGTTACTGTATACATTCCCGATCGTTCCGTTTAACAAGCAGTTTGTTACGCTTCGTACAATTCCGTACGTAAAAATTTTTGTCATCACTATAGTATGGAGCCTCGTAACGGTATTACTACCCGTGGTTCGGATGGAACAAGCCATCGACCTTCATGTTTTGTTGATATTTGTTGAGCGAATGATTTTCGTTTTTGTGCTGGCCTTAATGTTCGATATACGGGATATGGAGCAGGATCAACGAAGTGGATTGAAAACAATTCCGCTTCGGTTGGGCAAAGAGCAATCGCAACGCCTTTGCCGCTGGTTGTTATTGATTTTTTTGGTCATCGCCATAATTCATTATTGGCCCGCACAACCGGAAGTGTTGCCCGCAATGGTGCTCTCGGCCCTCGGTGCTTTCATCCTAATCCGCGACAGCATTTTTAAAGATCGTTCTGAATATTACTTCGCCCTGGTGGATAGCATGATGCTGGTGCAGGCGGCTTTGGTGTTTATTAGTTTCTACCTTTCGGGAAACAGGATTTAA
- a CDS encoding N-acetylglucosamine kinase, translated as MILIADSGASKTDWRMLGNNGAIEQAQSIGYNPYYQPIEQFDKEVREVLVPQVKHPVKKIFYYGTGCSSDKNRQMIRTALERYFTDAHIEVWHDLLAAARALCGEDPGIACILGTGSNSCYYDGVRIVENVTSLGYVLGDEGSGAWLGKRIVADYLRKDLPEKLWDHFKKRFPMDRDEILSRVYSQEMPSRFLGSFSHFIFQHLKEPYCYKLVYDGFSEFMEKNVMRYERYNELKVHFVGSVAFYFSDILRQVANDKGITLKNILESPIAGLTLYHNKDIA; from the coding sequence ATGATTTTAATTGCAGACAGCGGAGCTTCCAAAACCGATTGGCGCATGCTCGGTAATAATGGAGCTATTGAACAGGCACAGTCTATCGGGTATAACCCATACTACCAGCCCATTGAACAATTCGATAAAGAAGTACGCGAAGTACTGGTACCGCAGGTGAAACATCCTGTAAAGAAAATTTTTTATTACGGCACAGGCTGTTCGTCTGATAAGAACCGACAGATGATCCGCACTGCTTTGGAACGTTATTTTACCGATGCGCACATTGAAGTATGGCACGATTTGCTGGCAGCGGCCCGTGCTTTATGTGGGGAAGATCCCGGCATTGCCTGCATTTTGGGTACAGGTTCGAACTCCTGTTATTACGATGGTGTTCGTATTGTTGAGAATGTTACTTCGCTTGGATATGTGCTGGGCGATGAAGGCTCAGGGGCTTGGTTGGGCAAGCGGATTGTTGCCGATTACCTCAGGAAGGATTTGCCCGAAAAGCTTTGGGATCATTTCAAAAAGAGATTTCCGATGGATCGGGATGAAATATTAAGCCGGGTATACAGCCAGGAAATGCCGAGCCGTTTTTTGGGAAGTTTTTCTCATTTTATTTTTCAACATTTGAAGGAGCCTTATTGTTACAAGCTGGTGTATGATGGGTTCAGCGAGTTTATGGAGAAAAATGTGATGCGGTATGAACGGTACAATGAGTTGAAAGTACACTTTGTGGGTTCCGTTGCGTTTTACTTCAGTGACATTTTGCGCCAGGTAGCAAACGATAAAGGCATTACACTAAAAAACATTCTGGAAAGTCCGATTGCCGGGCTTACCCTATATCACAATAAAGATATCGCGTAA
- the murQ gene encoding N-acetylmuramic acid 6-phosphate etherase, which yields MSTTESASHYHHLEQMSTRELLTNINREDKTVPDAIEKVIPQIEKLVEIIVAKMKDGGRLFYIGAGTSGRLGIVDASEIPPTYGMPHGKVIGIIAGGDRAIRKAVEHAEDDQEQAWKDLLQFNISSADVLIGIAASGKTPYVISGLKDARAQGIITGCITCNTGTALANQADYPIEVIVGPEFVTGSTRMKAGTAQKLVLNMISTTVMIRLGRIKGNKMVDMQLTNNKLIDRGVRMIMDELGVDQPKAETLLKEFGNVRRVIDSYTGHA from the coding sequence ATGTCAACCACCGAATCAGCTTCACACTATCATCATCTTGAGCAGATGAGCACACGCGAGTTGTTGACGAACATCAATCGTGAGGATAAAACTGTTCCGGATGCCATTGAAAAAGTAATTCCGCAAATTGAAAAGCTGGTAGAGATTATCGTGGCGAAAATGAAGGATGGTGGGCGTTTATTTTACATAGGCGCGGGCACCAGCGGAAGATTAGGCATTGTAGATGCGAGTGAAATTCCGCCCACGTATGGTATGCCACACGGAAAGGTAATTGGGATTATTGCCGGTGGTGATCGGGCCATTCGTAAAGCCGTTGAACATGCCGAAGATGATCAGGAACAGGCGTGGAAGGATTTGCTTCAATTTAACATTTCAAGTGCGGACGTCTTGATTGGTATTGCAGCCTCAGGTAAAACGCCTTATGTGATTAGTGGTTTAAAAGATGCGAGAGCGCAGGGGATTATAACCGGTTGCATTACGTGTAATACCGGCACCGCATTAGCAAATCAAGCTGACTATCCTATTGAAGTTATAGTGGGGCCTGAATTTGTAACCGGAAGCACGCGCATGAAAGCCGGCACGGCACAAAAACTTGTGCTCAATATGATTTCAACCACGGTTATGATTCGATTGGGTCGGATAAAAGGAAATAAAATGGTGGACATGCAACTCACCAACAACAAATTAATTGATCGGGGTGTGCGCATGATCATGGATGAATTGGGTGTAGATCAGCCAAAAGCTGAAACATTGCTGAAGGAATTTGGCAACGTGCGCAGGGTCATTGATAGTTATACTGGTCATGCATGA
- the nagB gene encoding glucosamine-6-phosphate deaminase — MQQSVPEKIPVKIFKSSEEASLYVAGEIAGLIRARQKQNKPCVLGLATGSSPTRVYTELVRLHREEGLSFKNVHTFNLDEYYPMQPDSLQSYVRFMKEYLFDHIDIPKKNIHIPDGTIPKNKIADFCRSYDKLIEQAGGIDLQILGIGRTGHIGFNEPGSSEKSGTRLITLDHVTSMDAASDFFGEENVPRNALTMGVGTILKSKRIILMAWGEGKASVVQRAMEGPVSDQLPASFLQLHSDTQVILDEASSAALTKIKTPWLLDSQQSWTPKKIRKAVVWLCQKLNKPVLKLTNADYNEHGMGDIVTTFGSAYSVNIKVFNELQHTITGWPGGKPRADDSHRPERAKPFPKRVIIFSPHPDDDVISMGGTFIRLVDQGHDVHVAYQTSGNIAVFDDDVVRFADFVNDFSDQFGLTKSKSEQLYKKVRASLSKKQPGQIDSPEVMLIKALIRRGEAKAACRYVGIPETNIHFLDMPFYETGLVKKKPLSDKDITIISRLIEKVKPHQLYAAGDLSDPHGTHRVCLSAIFQAIDRLKKKAWMKNCYVWLYRGAWQEWDIDQIEMAVPLSPEESLRKRRAIFKHQSQKDSALFPGTDAREFWVRAEERNRATARAYDQLGLAEYEAMEAFVRYKF, encoded by the coding sequence ATGCAGCAGTCGGTTCCGGAGAAAATTCCAGTAAAGATTTTTAAATCATCTGAAGAGGCCTCCCTATATGTGGCTGGTGAAATTGCCGGCCTTATCCGGGCGCGACAAAAGCAAAACAAGCCCTGTGTGTTGGGGCTGGCCACAGGCTCATCACCCACACGCGTGTACACCGAGTTGGTAAGGTTGCACCGCGAGGAGGGACTGAGTTTTAAAAATGTTCACACGTTTAACCTGGACGAGTACTATCCGATGCAACCGGATTCGCTGCAAAGTTATGTTCGGTTTATGAAGGAGTACCTCTTTGACCACATCGATATACCGAAAAAGAATATTCATATTCCAGACGGAACCATTCCTAAAAATAAGATTGCGGATTTCTGTCGTTCATACGATAAGCTGATTGAGCAAGCCGGTGGCATTGATCTGCAGATTTTGGGTATTGGTCGAACCGGTCATATCGGTTTTAATGAACCAGGCTCAAGCGAAAAATCCGGCACACGACTCATTACGCTTGATCATGTTACCAGCATGGACGCAGCCAGTGATTTTTTCGGAGAAGAAAATGTGCCACGGAATGCACTGACCATGGGCGTGGGTACGATTTTAAAATCAAAGCGCATCATCCTGATGGCCTGGGGTGAGGGTAAGGCATCGGTTGTGCAGCGCGCTATGGAAGGTCCGGTCTCCGATCAACTTCCGGCCTCTTTTCTGCAACTCCATTCCGATACGCAGGTTATATTGGATGAAGCTTCATCGGCAGCGCTTACTAAAATCAAAACACCCTGGTTGTTGGATTCACAACAATCGTGGACACCAAAAAAAATTAGAAAGGCGGTTGTTTGGTTGTGCCAAAAACTAAATAAGCCAGTGCTTAAACTCACCAATGCAGATTACAATGAGCACGGCATGGGTGATATTGTCACTACGTTTGGTTCAGCGTACAGTGTAAACATCAAAGTATTCAATGAACTTCAGCACACCATTACCGGCTGGCCGGGCGGCAAACCTCGTGCGGATGATTCCCATCGGCCTGAACGTGCAAAACCTTTTCCAAAACGTGTTATTATTTTTTCTCCACATCCGGATGACGATGTGATCTCCATGGGCGGAACATTTATCAGGTTGGTCGATCAGGGACATGATGTTCACGTAGCGTACCAGACATCGGGCAACATTGCTGTATTTGATGATGATGTGGTTCGCTTTGCCGATTTTGTCAACGATTTCAGCGATCAGTTTGGTCTTACCAAATCAAAAAGTGAGCAGCTTTACAAAAAAGTCCGCGCATCGTTGAGCAAAAAGCAACCCGGACAAATAGATAGTCCTGAGGTGATGCTGATCAAAGCACTGATCAGGCGTGGCGAAGCAAAAGCGGCATGCCGGTACGTGGGCATTCCGGAAACCAATATTCATTTTTTGGATATGCCGTTTTATGAAACAGGTTTGGTGAAAAAGAAACCGCTGAGCGATAAGGATATCACCATCATATCCAGGCTTATTGAGAAAGTGAAGCCACACCAGCTTTATGCAGCCGGTGATCTTTCCGATCCGCACGGAACGCATCGCGTATGCCTCTCGGCTATTTTTCAAGCCATCGATCGGTTAAAGAAAAAAGCATGGATGAAGAATTGTTACGTGTGGCTTTACCGTGGCGCCTGGCAGGAGTGGGACATCGATCAGATTGAAATGGCGGTGCCGCTTAGTCCGGAAGAATCATTACGAAAGCGAAGAGCCATCTTCAAACACCAATCGCAGAAGGACAGCGCATTGTTTCCCGGAACGGATGCCCGCGAGTTTTGGGTAAGAGCTGAAGAGCGAAACCGGGCAACGGCCCGTGCATACGATCAGCTTGGTTTGGCTGAATATGAGGCTATGGAAGCGTTTGTGCGGTACAAATTTTAA
- a CDS encoding SprT-like domain-containing protein, with amino-acid sequence MNEEHVLSILSKHIPEQAIGYCLSLWKEKPFKLHTTKSRQTKIGDFTCKRGEPVRITVNEDLNPYLFLVTYIHEVAHHYVFQQVGNRVEPHGAYWQQTFAQLLQPMLIPEIFPDKLFRLLSKHMQQPMASTFADVDLTKAFREFDHNAHAHIVLSSLAEGSIFQLNGRTFKKGKLRRTRFLCAEVKSKRQYLVPAEALVNNVQLSFELI; translated from the coding sequence ATGAACGAAGAACACGTTTTATCAATTCTATCCAAACACATTCCCGAACAAGCAATCGGTTACTGCCTTTCGCTTTGGAAGGAAAAACCGTTTAAGCTCCACACCACCAAAAGCCGACAAACCAAAATTGGCGACTTTACCTGTAAGCGAGGAGAGCCGGTACGTATAACTGTAAATGAAGACCTGAATCCGTATTTGTTTTTAGTGACGTACATCCATGAGGTTGCGCATCATTATGTTTTTCAACAAGTCGGCAATCGCGTTGAACCACATGGCGCATATTGGCAACAAACGTTTGCCCAACTGCTCCAACCCATGTTAATACCTGAAATTTTTCCCGACAAATTGTTTCGTTTACTCAGCAAGCATATGCAACAACCCATGGCCAGCACGTTTGCCGATGTTGATCTCACCAAAGCTTTTCGGGAATTCGATCACAATGCACACGCACACATCGTACTCTCATCGCTGGCTGAAGGAAGTATTTTTCAACTCAATGGCCGCACCTTCAAAAAGGGGAAACTCAGACGCACACGTTTTCTCTGTGCGGAAGTAAAGTCAAAACGCCAATACCTGGTGCCGGCAGAAGCGTTGGTGAACAATGTGCAGCTAAGTTTTGAGCTGATCTGA
- the der gene encoding ribosome biogenesis GTPase Der — protein sequence MANIVAIVGRPNVGKSTLFNRLIEKRQAIMDDIPGVTRDRHYGYAEWVGHYFTVIDTGGYVTGSEDKFETEIRKQVAMAIDEASAVIFVVDCKDGLTGFDKDFANVIRASKKPVFIAANKADTPEKTAHAMEFYELSMGEVFPISAENGSGTGELLDELVKVFPSEGVEDPNAGIPKISILGRPNVGKSSLLNALLGTERSIVTDEAGTTRDAIHSHYKMYGKNFILIDTAGIRKKSKVREDVEFYSVLRSLRALEESDVCIVVLDAERKMESQDVNIISLAQRQGKGMVIMVNKWDLVEKDSKTADAFKKEILEKLAPIDYIPIIFASALNKQRIFQVVEKAVQVFENKTKKIPTSQLNDILLPEIERYPPAAIKGKFIQIKYITQVNARFPSIAFFCNLPQYIQPAYERYLENKIREHFDFEGVPIRLIFKKK from the coding sequence ATGGCAAACATTGTAGCAATAGTAGGAAGACCAAACGTAGGCAAGTCAACCTTATTCAACCGGCTGATTGAGAAGCGCCAGGCCATTATGGATGACATACCAGGCGTTACCCGCGATCGTCATTACGGATATGCCGAGTGGGTGGGTCATTACTTTACCGTTATCGATACGGGTGGTTACGTTACCGGATCGGAAGATAAGTTTGAGACGGAAATACGAAAGCAGGTAGCCATGGCCATTGATGAGGCTTCGGCAGTAATTTTCGTAGTGGATTGCAAAGACGGCCTTACCGGTTTCGATAAAGATTTTGCCAACGTTATCCGCGCCTCCAAAAAGCCGGTATTCATTGCAGCCAACAAAGCCGATACACCCGAAAAAACCGCCCACGCCATGGAGTTTTATGAGCTAAGCATGGGAGAAGTTTTTCCCATCTCGGCTGAAAACGGAAGCGGTACCGGTGAACTGCTGGATGAGTTGGTAAAGGTATTTCCAAGTGAGGGAGTTGAAGATCCAAACGCAGGCATTCCAAAAATCTCTATTCTTGGCCGACCCAACGTAGGCAAGTCATCCTTACTCAACGCCTTGTTGGGAACCGAGCGCAGCATTGTAACCGATGAAGCCGGTACCACGCGCGATGCCATACACAGTCATTATAAAATGTATGGTAAAAACTTTATCCTGATTGATACAGCCGGTATCCGCAAAAAAAGCAAGGTGCGTGAGGATGTGGAGTTTTATTCAGTACTCCGATCGCTTCGTGCCCTGGAAGAAAGTGATGTGTGTATTGTGGTGTTGGATGCCGAACGGAAAATGGAATCACAGGATGTGAACATCATCAGTTTGGCCCAACGGCAGGGAAAAGGCATGGTGATTATGGTAAACAAGTGGGATTTGGTAGAAAAAGACTCTAAAACTGCCGATGCCTTCAAAAAGGAAATTCTGGAAAAATTGGCCCCGATCGACTACATCCCCATCATTTTTGCCTCCGCTTTGAACAAGCAGCGCATTTTTCAGGTGGTGGAAAAGGCTGTTCAGGTGTTTGAGAACAAAACCAAGAAAATTCCTACATCACAGCTCAACGACATTTTATTGCCAGAAATTGAAAGGTATCCACCAGCTGCCATAAAAGGTAAATTCATCCAAATAAAGTACATCACCCAAGTAAATGCACGATTTCCATCGATTGCATTCTTCTGTAACCTGCCACAGTACATCCAACCTGCTTACGAACGTTATTTAGAAAATAAAATCCGCGAGCACTTTGATTTTGAAGGTGTACCTATTCGGTTAATATTCAAGAAAAAATAA
- the era gene encoding GTPase Era produces the protein MSSKSFKSGFVSIVGKPNVGKSTLMNRLVGEQLSITTPKAQTTRHRIMGILNGENYQIVYSDTPGILEPKYALHEAMMNYVKVSLEDADLILLVVALEDKFEPELFDRFKTMQTPVLLILNKIDLAKGSQVLDKSTYWKEHLPNLSGILPVSASTGENIGQLMETIIQTMPEHPPYFPQDELSDKTERFFAGEIIREKIFMNLEQEVPYSTEVSITEFSETDDIIRMRAEIYVERDSQKGILIGKGGSMLKKLGMESRQAMEAFFNKKVFLETHVKVADNWRKQKDKLRRFGYLDR, from the coding sequence ATGTCATCCAAATCATTCAAATCCGGTTTTGTAAGCATTGTGGGGAAGCCCAATGTGGGTAAATCAACCCTTATGAACAGGTTGGTGGGTGAGCAACTTTCCATTACCACACCCAAGGCACAAACTACGCGGCACCGCATTATGGGAATTTTGAATGGCGAAAATTACCAGATCGTGTATTCGGATACGCCCGGCATTCTGGAACCCAAGTATGCCTTGCATGAAGCCATGATGAACTATGTAAAAGTTTCACTGGAAGATGCCGATTTGATTTTATTGGTGGTTGCGCTTGAAGACAAATTTGAGCCGGAACTATTCGACCGGTTTAAAACCATGCAAACGCCTGTGTTGCTGATTTTAAATAAGATTGATTTGGCTAAAGGCTCGCAGGTGTTGGATAAATCAACCTACTGGAAAGAACATTTACCCAATCTTTCCGGTATTCTTCCGGTTTCGGCAAGTACGGGTGAAAATATTGGGCAATTGATGGAAACGATTATCCAGACCATGCCCGAGCACCCACCCTATTTTCCGCAGGATGAGCTTTCGGATAAAACGGAACGTTTCTTTGCCGGTGAAATCATCCGCGAAAAAATTTTTATGAACCTGGAACAAGAGGTTCCGTACAGCACGGAAGTTTCCATAACCGAGTTTTCCGAAACAGACGATATCATCAGGATGCGTGCTGAGATTTATGTGGAGCGTGACTCACAAAAAGGAATTCTTATCGGCAAGGGCGGAAGCATGCTGAAAAAACTGGGAATGGAATCACGCCAGGCCATGGAAGCCTTCTTTAATAAAAAGGTATTTTTGGAAACCCATGTAAAAGTGGCCGACAATTGGAGAAAACAAAAAGATAAATTAAGGAGGTTTGGATACCTGGATAGATGA
- a CDS encoding DUF3667 domain-containing protein, whose product MDELGKSLPVTEAIVDSEQGANTAGNPNCLNCGTPLTGKFCSQCGQKDLPRRQAVGDLSMNFISSFFSFESKFFKTFGSLLFKPGILIREYNEGKRERYYHPARMYVFLSFIFFLIFAFIPDEEKVNLTDNGREMTREEKRAFLDSLNTTDKWNPVSGESFDPNTLAEYDSIENAKPVDKRDGSVERYFKKKFITLKQQRGWDEKTIWKSFGESLQANIPKMIFFLLPIFALILKLLYIRRDFYYSEHLVFTVFFYDFLFLAGIFGLLFSLVSWLEWINFFIFLYVNFYLYKSMRRVYGQSRFKTILKFFSVVWIFFFCITFAFVINALVTLILL is encoded by the coding sequence ATGGACGAATTGGGCAAATCATTACCGGTTACTGAAGCAATTGTCGATAGTGAGCAAGGTGCCAACACTGCCGGCAACCCAAATTGTTTAAACTGCGGAACACCCTTAACGGGTAAATTTTGTTCACAATGTGGGCAGAAGGATTTGCCACGCAGGCAGGCCGTTGGCGATCTTTCTATGAACTTTATTAGTTCATTTTTCAGTTTTGAGTCAAAGTTTTTCAAAACGTTTGGCAGCTTGTTGTTTAAACCGGGTATTCTTATTCGCGAATACAACGAAGGCAAACGCGAGCGGTATTATCATCCGGCACGCATGTACGTGTTTCTGAGCTTCATCTTCTTTTTGATTTTTGCTTTTATTCCGGATGAAGAGAAAGTGAACTTAACAGACAATGGTCGGGAGATGACGCGTGAAGAGAAGCGTGCTTTTCTCGACTCATTGAATACAACTGATAAGTGGAATCCCGTTTCCGGAGAGAGCTTTGATCCAAATACCTTAGCCGAATACGATTCCATTGAAAACGCAAAGCCTGTTGATAAAAGAGATGGTAGCGTGGAGCGTTATTTCAAAAAGAAATTTATCACCTTAAAACAACAACGAGGTTGGGATGAAAAAACCATCTGGAAGAGTTTTGGTGAAAGCCTGCAGGCCAACATCCCGAAAATGATTTTCTTTTTGCTGCCCATCTTTGCGTTGATTTTAAAACTGTTGTACATCCGCAGGGATTTTTATTACTCCGAGCATTTAGTGTTTACTGTGTTCTTTTACGATTTTCTTTTCCTGGCAGGCATTTTTGGATTGTTGTTTTCTCTGGTGAGTTGGCTTGAGTGGATCAACTTTTTTATTTTCCTATACGTCAATTTTTATTTGTATAAATCCATGCGCAGGGTGTATGGCCAATCCCGATTCAAAACCATTCTGAAATTCTTTTCCGTAGTCTGGATATTTTTCTTCTGTATAACATTCGCATTCGTGATTAATGCGTTGGTAACGTTAATATTGCTGTAA
- a CDS encoding replication-associated recombination protein A, which produces MIFQANQPLAERMRPSTLDDLVGQEHLVGAGGIIRKAVQLGNIPSMILWGPPGVGKTTIANIIAHEVKKPFYTLSAVSAGVKDVREVIEKARLSGKSILFIDEIHRFNKSQQDALLGAVEKGTITLIGATTENPSFEVNSALLSRCQVYTLKALDEKDLLRLVRHALTHDSQLRQRDVLVKEHTALFQLSGGDARKVLNLLELVVDSEPSGKVVITDALVTNVAQQKIAIYDKSGEQHYDIISAFIKSIRGSDPNAAIYYLARMVEGGEDVKFIARRMVILASEDIGNANPTALVMATNTFQAVNVIGYPEARIILAQCAVYLASSPKSNASYMAIEEALQLVRETGDLPVPLVVRNAPTKLMKELGYGKGYQYAHSYEGNFVNMEFLPDKIKGTKFYEPGNNAREEELRKYLRALWKEKYGY; this is translated from the coding sequence ATGATTTTTCAGGCAAACCAACCTTTGGCGGAACGCATGCGTCCATCCACGCTGGATGACCTGGTAGGGCAGGAACACCTGGTTGGTGCCGGAGGGATTATTCGTAAAGCGGTGCAATTGGGAAACATCCCTTCCATGATTTTGTGGGGCCCACCCGGTGTAGGCAAAACCACCATCGCCAACATCATCGCGCATGAAGTGAAAAAACCTTTTTACACGTTGAGTGCCGTTAGTGCCGGAGTGAAAGATGTACGCGAAGTGATTGAAAAGGCAAGACTTTCGGGTAAATCGATTTTGTTCATTGACGAAATTCACCGGTTTAACAAATCTCAACAAGATGCCTTACTCGGGGCAGTTGAAAAGGGAACCATTACCTTAATTGGCGCCACCACGGAAAATCCTTCCTTTGAAGTAAACTCTGCCTTGCTCTCGCGCTGCCAGGTGTATACACTCAAAGCATTGGATGAAAAGGATTTGCTTCGGTTAGTGAGGCATGCCTTAACCCATGATAGTCAACTGAGGCAACGCGATGTTCTCGTGAAAGAGCACACAGCTCTTTTTCAACTCTCTGGTGGTGATGCCCGTAAGGTGTTAAACTTGCTGGAGTTGGTCGTTGATTCGGAGCCTTCCGGAAAGGTGGTGATAACGGATGCATTGGTCACCAACGTAGCGCAACAAAAAATCGCCATCTATGATAAAAGTGGTGAACAGCATTACGACATTATTTCTGCATTCATTAAATCGATCCGTGGTAGCGACCCCAATGCAGCCATCTATTACCTCGCCCGTATGGTGGAGGGTGGAGAAGATGTGAAGTTTATTGCGCGCAGAATGGTGATCCTGGCATCGGAAGATATTGGTAATGCCAACCCGACTGCACTGGTGATGGCTACCAACACCTTTCAGGCGGTGAACGTGATCGGTTATCCCGAAGCGCGGATTATCCTGGCACAGTGTGCCGTTTATCTGGCCAGTTCGCCAAAAAGCAATGCCAGTTACATGGCCATAGAAGAAGCGTTGCAGTTGGTGCGCGAAACCGGAGATTTGCCGGTGCCGTTAGTGGTAAGAAATGCCCCGACCAAACTGATGAAGGAGTTGGGCTACGGAAAGGGATATCAGTATGCCCATAGCTATGAAGGTAATTTTGTGAACATGGAATTTTTACCGGATAAAATAAAGGGCACCAAATTTTATGAACCGGGCAACAATGCGCGCGAAGAGGAGTTAAGAAAATATTTACGCGCGTTGTGGAAGGAAAAGTATGGGTATTGA